The following proteins come from a genomic window of Macadamia integrifolia cultivar HAES 741 chromosome 14, SCU_Mint_v3, whole genome shotgun sequence:
- the LOC122061650 gene encoding uncharacterized protein LOC122061650, whose translation MVPLPPPSSILNPVIDLATLCFISAFLLLSLFSLVFIFYFRLKTRNSNHLRDFSSLWAIRTLLVSFIALWAFTETLRLPFLFIRRSPFVFSFFPSLTLTQQATICKIHVVLSLGLFEPGFLATLLFLVNISVRKRNPTDTFATAFSIVSACCIPILLFQVLFVFFPTSSKNAMIPETLSRSFVVVPDGAGGNIALCAYPLFSSISFGAFGIVYALSFLLSCWRVIALVINKGLRIRIYALAAAVLLTLPIQIIFLGFSVLWSPENLLFQGLSLLVFLCVLSCAVVGVGILVLRPIFDALSVASVEASRWRLPLDADVAEKPGVMG comes from the coding sequence ATGGTCCCACTCCCACCACCATCATCGATACTCAACCCGGTCATCGATCTCGCCACCCTCTGCTTCATCTCTGCCTTTTtacttctctccctcttctcccttgTCTTCATATTCTACTTTCGCCTCAAAACCAGAAACTCCAACCACCTCAGGGATTTCAGCTCCCTTTGGGCTATTCGTACCCTCCTTGTCTCCTTCATCGCTTTGTGGGCATTCACCGAAACTCTACGTCTCCCTTTCCTCTTCATCCGCCGCAGTCCAtttgttttttcgttttttccttctctcacCCTGACCCAACAGGCTACCATCTGCAAGATTCACGTCGTTCTCTCCTTGGGTCTTTTCGAGCCTGGATTTCTTGCCACCCTCCTCTTCCTCGTGAACATCTCCGTCAGGAAAAGAAACCCCACTGACACCTTCGCCACCGCATTCTCCATCGTCTCCGCATGTTGCATCCCCATTCTCCTCTTCCAGGTTCTCTTCGtgttcttcccaacttcctccaagAACGCTATGATCCCCGAGACCCTCAGCCGCAGCTTCGTCGTCGTCCCCGACGGCGCCGGAGGCAACATCGCCCTCTGCGCCTACCCTCTCTTTAGTTCCATCTCCTTCGGCGCGTTCGGGATTGTATATGCGCTGTCCTTTCTTCTATCCTGTTGGAGAGTGATTGCACTCGTCATCAACAAAGGGTTGAGGATTCGGATATACGCCCTTGCGGCAGCGGTGCTCCTTACGCTACCCATCCAGATCATTTTCCTTGGATTCTCCGTTCTTTGGAGCCCAGAAAATCTCCTCTTCCAGGGGCTCTCTCTGCTCGTGTTCCTTTGTGTGCTATCGTGCGCCGTGGTGGGAGTGGGCATCCTCGTCCTCAGGCCCATTTTCGACGCGCTTTCCGTCGCGTCGGTTGAGGCTAGCCGCTGGCGTCTTCCACTGGATGCAGACGTGGCTGAGAAACCGGGAGTAATGGGTTAA